From Xenopus laevis strain J_2021 chromosome 7L, Xenopus_laevis_v10.1, whole genome shotgun sequence, one genomic window encodes:
- the c3ar1.L gene encoding complement C3a receptor 1 L homeolog (The RefSeq protein has 6 substitutions compared to this genomic sequence), translated as MEHYSPESMVILIVMAVTFIVGVPGNILVIWVTGIKMRRTVNTVWFCNLAVADLICCLSLPFSIANELLHYKWPSDLVSCKLLPSIIILNMFASVFTLVAISVDRFILVVKPVWAQNHRSVLLAYLLCLFIWLVSLLLCLPVFMYRTSVLDGNHTYCSYNYNDQEEDQEEDADYNFSEEGYGNEYGGHYSHDEPSGPHPTSVSITITRAVFGFFLPLLIILFCYVRLTGKVQSGRFAKVGRKTRKVVIAIVLAFGVLWAPYHIIGIALEFSASSVLSRLDHFSQALAYSNSCLNPVLYVFMGKDFKSKMSQSIRGLLESALSDEATRSTGASKSRESARYSSML; from the coding sequence ATGGATCACTATAGCCCTGAGTCAGTGGTGATATTAATAGTTATGGCCGTGACCTTCATTGTGGGGGTGCCTGGGAATATCCTTGTTATTTGGGTGACCGGCATCAAGATGAGGAGGACAGTGAATACGGTCTGGTTTTGTAATCTGGCCGTGGCCGATCTGATCTGCTGTTTGTCCCTTCCGTTCTCAATCGCCAACGAGCTCCTCCATTACAAATGGCCAAGTGATTTGGTCTCCTGCAAGTTGTTGTCCTCCATCATTATCCTCAACATGTTTGCCAGCGTCTTCACTCTGGTGGCCATAAGTGTGGATCGCTTTATTCTAGTCGTGAAGCCCGTGTGGGCCCAGAATCACCGCAGTGTTCTCCTGGCTTATCTCCTGTGCTTGTTCATCTGGCTGGTGTCCTTGCTGTTGTGCCTCCCCGTGTTCATGTATCGGACAAGCGTCCTGGATGGTAACCACACCTACTGCAGCTACAACTATAACGACCAGGAGGAGGATCAGGAGGAGGATGCGGACTACAATTTTTCAGAGGAAGGTTATGGTAACGAATATGGCGGCCATTATAGTCACGACGAACCCTCAGGTCCTCATCCTACTTCTGTAAGCATCACTATCACCCGAGCTGTTTTTGGCTTTTTCTTGCCTCTTCTCATTATCCTCTTCTGCTACGTCCGACTCACCGGGAAAGTCCAAAGCGGGCGGTTTGCCAAGGTGGGCCGAAAAACACGCAAGGTGGTCATTGCTATCGTGCTGGCATTCGGCGTGTTGTGGGCCCCCTACCACATCATTGGAATTGCCCTTGAGTTCTCCGCCAGTTCCGTCCTATCACGTCTCGACCACTTCTCCCAGGCGCTAGCGTATAGCAACAGCTGCCTCAATCCCGTCCTTTATGTTTTTATGGGTAAGGACTTCAAGAGCAAGATGTCGCAGTCAATACGGGGGCTGCTGGAGAGCGCTCTTAGTGATGAAGCCACAAGGTCTACAGGGGCTAGCAAGAGCAGAGAGAGTGGTCGTTACAGCACAACATTATAG
- the c3ar1.L gene encoding complement C3a receptor 1 L homeolog isoform X1 — translation MSLNEQYEGMDQPAAFYLDVNGSQPYLEVSSTLLEMNRSYIGSGVAEMDHYSPESVVILIVMAVTFIVGVPGNILVIWVTGIKMRRTVNTVWFCNLAVADLICCLSLPFSIANELLHYKWPSDLVSCKLLSSIIILNMFASVFTLVAISVDRFILVVKPVWAQNHRSVLLAYLLCLFIWLVSLLLCLPVFMYRTSVLDGNHTYCSYNYNDQEEDQEEDADYNFSEEGYGNEYGGHYSHDEPSGPHPTSVSITITRAVFGFFLPLLIILFCYVRLTGKVQSGRFAKVGRKTRKVVIAIVLAFGVLWAPYHIIGIALEFSASSVLSRLDHFSQALAYSNSCLNPVLYVFMGKDFKSKMSQSIRGLLESALSDEATRSTGASKSRESGRYSTTL, via the coding sequence GTATCCAGCACGCTCCTGGAAATGAATAGGAGCTACATTGGCAGTGGCGTTGCAGAGATGGATCACTATAGCCCTGAGTCAGTGGTGATATTAATAGTTATGGCCGTGACCTTCATTGTGGGGGTGCCTGGGAATATCCTTGTTATTTGGGTGACCGGCATCAAGATGAGGAGGACAGTGAATACGGTCTGGTTTTGTAATCTGGCCGTGGCCGATCTGATCTGCTGTTTGTCCCTTCCGTTCTCAATCGCCAACGAGCTCCTCCATTACAAATGGCCAAGTGATTTGGTCTCCTGCAAGTTGTTGTCCTCCATCATTATCCTCAACATGTTTGCCAGCGTCTTCACTCTGGTGGCCATAAGTGTGGATCGCTTTATTCTAGTCGTGAAGCCCGTGTGGGCCCAGAATCACCGCAGTGTTCTCCTGGCTTATCTCCTGTGCTTGTTCATCTGGCTGGTGTCCTTGCTGTTGTGCCTCCCCGTGTTCATGTATCGGACAAGCGTCCTGGATGGTAACCACACCTACTGCAGCTACAACTATAACGACCAGGAGGAGGATCAGGAGGAGGATGCGGACTACAATTTTTCAGAGGAAGGTTATGGTAACGAATATGGCGGCCATTATAGTCACGACGAACCCTCAGGTCCTCATCCTACTTCTGTAAGCATCACTATCACCCGAGCTGTTTTTGGCTTTTTCTTGCCTCTTCTCATTATCCTCTTCTGCTACGTCCGACTCACCGGGAAAGTCCAAAGCGGGCGGTTTGCCAAGGTGGGCCGAAAAACACGCAAGGTGGTCATTGCTATCGTGCTGGCATTCGGCGTGTTGTGGGCCCCCTACCACATCATTGGAATTGCCCTTGAGTTCTCCGCCAGTTCCGTCCTATCACGTCTCGACCACTTCTCCCAGGCGCTAGCGTATAGCAACAGCTGCCTCAATCCCGTCCTTTATGTTTTTATGGGTAAGGACTTCAAGAGCAAGATGTCGCAGTCAATACGGGGGCTGCTGGAGAGCGCTCTTAGTGATGAAGCCACAAGGTCTACAGGGGCTAGCAAGAGCAGAGAGAGTGGTCGTTACAGCACAACATTATAG